tttttttcttcatgttttgtgaagtaaaatttagcccaatttagagtttatggtttagggtttagggtttggtgttttgagtttattccataaacccaaaacaccaaaccctaaactctaaaccgttcgtgttaaaaactcaatctaaatcctaaatctaaaccctaaatctaaaccctaatatctaaaacctcaaaatacgctcgaaaaacacgataattgttatatattacttcttcgggcgttttctcgccaaaataaaaacatttatcacaaagtgtctctactaaatgttcatatcttcatccaatctataatgttcgtgaacaaagttttttcaaaaaacgaaaaaaaaaaaaaaaaaaaatttcttccccccgaatggttactttcctcttgatcctaccactatatatatatatatatatatatatagggggcaggatcaatgggtaagtaaccaatcggggggaagcgggggcagCAAATTttctttttttcgtttttttgaattttttttttccggcatcaagatcacacgaaaatatgaacatttagaagagacacttcgtgatgaatgttattatttaggcgggaaaacgatcgacaaaaataacatttaagataatattgttcgtgaagaatatggacgttttttttttcttcatgttttgtgaagtaaaatttagtctgatttagagtttagggtttagggtttggtgttttgggtttattccataaacccaaaacaccaaaccctaaaccctaaactctaaactctaaaccgttcgtgttaaaaactcaatctaaatcctaaatctaaaccctaaatttctaaaccctaatatctaaaccttataaactctaatatctaaacccaaatagctaaaacctcaaaatacgctcgaaaaacacgataattgttatatattacttcttcgagcgttttcccgccaaaataaaaacatttatcacaaagtgtctctactaaatgttcatattttcatctcatctataatgttcgtgaacaaagttttttcaaaaaacgaaaaaaaaaaaaaaaataaaatttgcttccctccgaatggttacttcccacctgatcctaccactatatatatatatatatatatatatatatatatatatatatatatatatatatatatatatatatggccttACTTTTTGTGTAAAGATGTTTCCATTCAGTAAACAGAAATTATATCTATCACAAGAAAGAAAAAATCAGCAACAAGACCAATCATATTTTATTCACTCATCATAAAGCTTTGAGTACCAACATTATGAACATGAAGTGTTTATAGTTAGTTACCACTGTAATGTTCAAATATGCATTTTAAATGCGCTCACAATGACTTGATTATGAGAATTAATGAATTATATTAACAAGTTGCCAGATACTTCCATAGTCGAATGTGAAGTTCAAGATTATTTTcacatttataattataataacaaaattTTCTTAAATACTGCCATATTCTCCAAAATTTAATCACATTGATAATtgatttgataataataacaataataaataatctgGAAAACACAACAATTATCAGCTTTTTCCAAACATTACACTATTATTTCAGCTTAATTTAAACCAACTAATAGCGATGAAAGGTTTAAAGTTTAAACAAACATTCGAACACTAATTCCTTAACGATTTAATACACATCAAACCAAAGAATGCTCAAGTGTATTACATTCTGCATAAACAAAAACAGCCTAAACTCAAAACAATTCATTCATTTATAGATAGAAAAATAAACATACAAGTCATTAgacatttttattaaatttatagtACCTTTCTTAGTACCCCATCCTGCTATTCTTGAGAACGCCAGCTAAAAACCCCAACACTGCAAAAGCCAACAAAGGACTAACATCCAACGTATCGAAAACCGGAGGAATAATATTCCTAAATAAATTCAAATACGGATCACACAGATCTCTAATGGCCGATAACGGTTGTCTATCCCACGGAATATTCGGAAACCAACTGAGTAAAACCCTAACCAGCAATACACCACTATATATATCTAACCATTTCGCCATTCCAGCAGCCACAACCGTCAACGGCGTATGCAGCCTCGCCGGTCGGCCACTCATCGTCGCAAAAAACAGCGGTCCAGCTGTTGAAATCACGTTTTGCTGAATGTTTAAATTTAGAGCAAAATTAGTAAGTTTGTGAGCGAATAATTTGGAAACAGTAACGGCGATTGCGAATAGAGTTGTGATTGTTTTTGTTGCGCCAGTGAGTACTGGTTCCACCGGTGAATCAGTGGATAGCTCTGATGACTTGGTGATTACCCCGGCCGAATTGGTGGATAATGATGAAGAGATAAGTAGGGTTTTGTTAGGGTTCCTGATGGAAAAGTGAGAAATTGGGGATTTTGATTTGGCTAAAGATAGAATTGATGGCTTGTGGTGAAGAAGACTGTGTTTTTGAAGAATTGGGGTTTGGTAAGCGATTAGAGATACAGAAGATGAACAGGAAGCCATTTTTCTGTATTGAATATGTTATGCTTTTTGGTTGTTAAACCCAATCTTAATAGAGATCGTTAAACGTTATGTGGTTATTCCAGAATGTTCTGAAGTGTGATCCTTTATAATTGAAACGAGTGGCAAAGTTACCCCTAATGTTTAGTGAAAGTATGAATAAGCCCCTATGAGTTAGCTGCCTAAAGAGGATATATATATACCCATCTGTAAGAttaacatgtccctgccgatacattttaaaacaatatatacccatctatctatatctataattttttttttttaaaatctgaAAAAACGATAATATATAAATGAATTTGAACATCAACAATGTCCAAAAAATTACAATGGTATTAGTCTAGTAAACAAACAAATACAACAGAGGAAATTTATTACTATCAATTTGAACTTAAATTTCCACGAGAGATCTAATTGAACTTATATTTCTACAAGTAATTTATTAACCATCACCACTATACACTTATTTCGTTATTATGTTTTAGTGAAAGTAATTTGTGGACTCGTGGTGTCTGATTTTGTTAAAATTTTCACCTGGTGTGAACTTTGGAGCATAGACGAGTAAAGCACCACTCATTAATTTAAGAAAGCTGTAGTTCTAGCGCAAGCTCTGGAGTATTTCAAGTTTTATGAATAACACAATTAACAGCTCGAAGCTAAATTTCAAAAACCTCGAGAACTGCAGTGTAATCATTGTGTAATACATCCCACCACAACCCACAGCTACCAAACTGGTTCTCTGCTTCTCCCAATTCCCATCAAGAAAAAAGTGATACTTGTAAGTTGTAATGATATTGGTACGGAGCATTTGCAAGGCTTTGAAGTGAACATTCAGCAAAAGCATGTGTCTACAAAGCACATTGTGCTCGTACTCATCCTCAACTCAACTGCTCAGTTGGGTCGTTAATAGGACAAATCATCCGGTTCTATACATGGATAGGCTTATCTATCAACTGAATTACTCACTAGAGTATAATTATAATGAAAGATCAAACCTGAGACAGTTGAGACAACAAAATGGAGCAACCATCATACAAAATAGATTCATAATTCAACACTTTCACTAAGTcaaacatcaaaattttctgacAAGAAAAAAACAGAGAAAAGTATAAGAAAATAAGTGCAGGGTCTCACCCATAAAAAGGAAATATCAAAACATTTTGCTTACTAGTTATTTAAAAATCATGTTTGATGATACAGCAATAGGAGAAGTATATAATAACTATTAGCATCCGTAACAGGTAAAACAAAACAAATACTTGGGACTCGTAGACTCATAGTCACCACCAACATGGAATGCAAATGGCAATTCAAGAATAACACAAAAATTACACAAAGTAAAAAAAGTCTCGACCAACAGCGCGGTCttattcatatttatgtattaacaTCATAAGCACTAATGATAATGAGACCAGAAATGTTCCTTCAAGAAAATTTAGTGTACTGCAATAATTAATGTTCAAAAGCTGGAAATATAAATAATGCAAAACACGATCTTCATTTATCAGGATAAACAACAAACAGATACAGAAAAAATGAACTCTATTTTCACTGTCCAGTCATCTCCTCAATCGGCTCTGGACTGACCAGCACGGGATGACAAGATGATACCGACGATGAGACCGTACAGAGCCAGAGCTTCAGCAAAAATGAGGATAAGAATCATACCCACAAAAAGCTTTGGCTGCTGTGCATTGGCTCTGTAAAAAAAGAAGAGAATATTAGACAGACGAAATACCATATGCTATTAATTTTATAAGTATTTATTTTTTATAGGAAATAACAAGTGCCTTTTTTCCTAAGCAGTTTGATAATCTCTGAGCAAGGCTTGAAGTCTAGAATAAATATGACTTATCTAACTAATAATGGAAGCTAAGCCCACACAATATAAGTGTGACCAGTCAATCTTATGTTGTTTAACCATGACAGCCTACTCCAATGGAAATCCGTTTAATTACTCTAATGTTGCAAGCTAAATCTACCAATAAATCAGTCCTTCAAAGTACAATAGCCAGAAAGTATACGATGAAAATCTACTTTCTTTCAAGTAGCCAGTTGTATTTAAAAAAGTTCACCTTTATAATTGAAGGATCAAATACGATTTTGACATGAAAATTGGATATGAAGTAAGAACAATACCTAACACCGGCATCACCAACAATACCAATTGCCATTCCTGCAGACAAACCAGCAAGACCACAAGCCAAACCAGAAGAAAGATGTGCATATCCATCAAACAAATAATATGATTTCGCTTTGGGATTGATCCCAGTACTAATAATAACAGCAATAATCAAACCATAGATACCAAGCACACCAGCCATAACCACTGGAACAATCGACTTCATAACAAGCTCAGGTCTCATCACACCCATTGATGCCACACCTACACCACTCTTTGCTGTTCCATATGCAGCCCCCATACCTACACATATCAATCATTTATTCAATAAACCAATTCTATTTGACTTTCAGATAAACATCAGCATTATAAATTATATTAGcaaacataatatataatatataataatatatatacagttaatcAAAATCAATATCTCACTAAGCGCAGCAATTTATATTTACTCCAGCCATATAAATCAACATATTCAAagaaaaaatagaaagaaaaaaaaacatggaACGGTAAGATGTGCAAAACATTAGAGATAGAATCAGAACCTTAAATTTCTAATCACAAAATTCACAAAAAAGGGACAACTTTTATATCTCAAACATACATAGATGCACGAATTCAAAATTTCATGTAAGTCAACCAATCATAAATGAGGATATTTGGCTAAGATGCACCAGACATGAATGCAAATAAACCTGTGAATTTGTTGACTATAAGAGAGATAAAAGTGTAAGCTCCCAACAATATGATCCAAATCTAAAAACTGGGCTTTATTACCGTTTCAAGATCAACAGCGTTCTTGAGTATCTTTCGATGTCATTGAGTAtgtttatatatgtgtgtgtattattatcattagcataaTCTATACGTAAATCGCCGCTTTTAAGATATGAATTTGATGAAACGTACGTAATAGTTGTTAACTCAATATGAATTCTATAGTTAATACATAAGAAATTAAGAAATTCGTAAACAATTGAGAAAAAATGGAAATAGTGAATGAAATTGGGGATAGGGTTTGAAGACCGTACAAGAGAAAACGAGGGCAGCAGCTGCACCGAGGAAACCGAAGAAAGGGGCGGTTTCATCACCACTGAACGTTGAACCGGAAGACATATTGCTGTTAATCGACTCACTAACGATTTAAATCGATAGGAATCTAATCGGAGAAAATGTAAACGAGAAGAGGCTTAGatctgtttgtttggttgatttttaACACATGTCCTTCTGGATCacggtttttttttcttttcttttacttGGAGTTTCCTAAAGAAAAAAATAGGCGATTGATCCCTTAAGTTTGTCTCAAACTTTTTGTTGATCACTCTCAATTTACTTGCTACACCAAAATTTACTAAAAAGCCCTTAATGATAAGTTTAcaaaaattatttaaaattttttGTTAAATTATATGAGGGATATTTTGGAAACAAACCATGATTCAATGGTGGAACAAGTAAAATGGAGTGTGGATATATCATCACCAATAATTTATTAAGCGTTTGTTCTCTTTCACTAATAATCGTAACTAATATAAGCGAATTACGTTGAATATCTACATGTTCATGACACGTCACACTTGAGGATAATTTGTCACTGTATTATCTTTTCACCCTTTTGAGTCATTCTTGTCTTACTTACATCAATTGAataaataacatcatcatcatcatcatcatcaatttaatAAATAAGAACCCTAATTTACCTTGAATATCACCAAAGGTTCGCTTTACATTCTTATGTGCACTTTTACAAAACGTATCAAACTTTGCACGTCGCTCATCAAGACTTAAATGTGTTGACAAGTGTAGCCCAAACTTAATAAATATAATTAGCTAGAAAATTTGTGTAGTTATGACAATTTTTAGTAAATGATGCGGGTGAAGTAAAGTCGTTTTCAGTAAATAGGTTTGGAAGATACATAGGCCGCTCCGTAAAGTAGTCATCTTATAATCGTTCACCAGCACTTTCACGCTCTATATGTGAATGTAAATTCGAGAGCGATGTGTTCTTGCACTAGAACTTTCTCCCGCTTTTCCATCAAGTTCTTCGTCGTAAAGTTTCAATATATTGACTAATGTTTCATCGTCTGACGAAGAATAGCAAAAATTGAAATTGATTGCTCAATGTTTTCTTTGAAAATTGTATAAATTCTTGAATGATCTATGTGTGTAAAATGTAGAAATGATGAGTATATGGTGACATTATCGTTgatttttttattactttttattgAAAGCGATGGAAAATAACTTCAAATCACTATAAAATAATCAACACGCACGTGAAACACTGGTTTTGTCTACGAGCATGATTGTTTAAAAATTCGCCAGCAAGCTGCATTGCGACGTCCTAATGGTGTGTTGTGTTCAAAAAATTGGCCAGCACGAACATTGCAAATAACATTATTAGTGATTGTGAGGGTAATGTTAGCTTTCGTTAGTAGATTGGGGACTATTTATGGAAGTATTATAAGTACAGGGTCATAAACATAAGGTTATAAGTCTGAGGTCATAAACATAAATGGTTTTAAGTACAGGGTCATAAACAAAAGATTTATGTTTCCACCTTATACGTTTTACCCGTAACTACCAGTCTACTACCACACACAAAAACTCACTTTACCACCAAAACCCTAACAAACCCCTTACGCCGGCAATGGAAGCAACGGCGACGGAAGTTACTGTCGTAGACTCACTGAAGCTTCAGACGGAACCTCTGCCTCCTCCGGCACCGGCTCCGCCTAAAAAGTCAGTGATTGAAATGACCGTAGAAGATATGATAGCGAAAGCAATAGTTCCGATAAAAAAGGAATATTTATGTATAGCACCTACACGAATTATTAATGATGAAATTAAATCTTCAAACGACGCCGTTTCAGTCACCGTTACTGCTTCCGTACCTGTCTGTAAAGAGAAGAAATCAAAACGGCAGCTGAAAAGGGAACGAAATCAGGTATATGTTCTGTGTGTTTGAGTAtgattttatattttatgatttaaTGATATCGCTTTGTGTGATTACTTTCTCTGTTTACAGGATTTAATGATATTGCTCAATAGCTTGTCTGTTTTGTTGATACACAATTTTGTTTGCAAAGTTGCCGTAGCTATGGATTCAAATAGTTGTTTTTGGGAGTTTTTTGTTTGTTTAGGCATACTACTGTAAGAAGAAATTAATTGACTGTTTACTTTTACTACTACTTAATAGTAACCTAAGTTACAGTTAATCATGGATTACATTGCAACTAATGCGTTCAACCAAATGAAATAATTTTTCTTTTAATCGACTAATATGCTGTGTGTGGATTTAATGCTGCTGCATTACAGCTTGTGTATGTCTATTTGAGATATGCAGAGTTTACTTTGTTTAGTTATGCGCATCATTCAATTATTTGCTTAATGATGTGAGTTTGTATTGTTTTCTATATTTACCTTTTTGTATCTGTCAAGAATGCAATGGTTTGGCTTCAATAAATGGAATTTTGTACTTTTCCCCTGTTCTAGCAAATTTTAAGTATGTGCGAAACGAAAAATAAACCTACATTATATTCAGGCACCAAGTTACATTTTATTACTTATGACAACAATTAACGCCATGTCCAATGTCTACATGTTCTCTCTTAGTTGATTTGTCAAAAAATGCTGATGTGATATTGTTATTCTTCATTTTtctattattaaattttttttcaaaatttgatATGATATTAAGGACAATTATAATTTGCTACATAATGGAATACTCATTAAATCGAACGACCAATCGAATACGACATCAGGTTTTCAGTTAAGTCAACAAAAAACTGACGTGACTGTTTCTTAATTATTACAATCGATAATAAAATTGTAAGTTGGTTCTTATGACCAGTAGTCGactgaaagttgtttttattttgtGCCTATTTGAAAATTGGTTCCTAGAGTTGAAGAAATTTttttatgttgttcttgttcatagaTATTCTGTTTTTAGTGAGGTATCATGTTGTAGTTTACGAGTTTCGAGATAGCATGCATCAAGTGTTTGGAAAACTAGTTCTACCGCCCTCTTAGTGTGTATAAGCTTTATGTAACAAGTAAGATGATGATGGTATATCGTATATGAAAGTTTTCAGCTAAATATAAACTTTAATGTTCTTATCACGATTGTTAATCTTTTTTTATGATGAGTTATCTGGGTTGATTAACTGATGGAGGTGGTAAAGTAGTTTgtgttattatgaaataataattcatAACGGTTAATGGTTACTTGCAGGAAAAGCATTCCACTCGTAATCTCTGTCCAATGGTTGCGAAGACAGGAAAAGTAGATTCTTGTCCTTATATTGATAAGTGTCGTTTTAGCCATGACATAGAAGCGTTTAAGGCCGAGGTAAGAGCTGATTCAATATCTAGAGTAATTTTTCAACTTCTTTTTCATAGAAAACTAACTTCAATGGATGACACTGTATATTCTTAAATAAATGCAGAAACCTGCTGATTTAGAGGGTAACTGCCCCTTTGACAGTGACGAAGGTCCATGCCCGTATGGATTGGGTTGCAGATTTTTAGGTACCCATAGAAATGATGCTGCTACTGAAACTCCACATGACCTTAAGAACTCTGAAATCAACGGATTGAAGAAAGATGTTCAGAAACTGTTGTGGAAAAACAAAATGAAGTTTCCTAAGGCAGATGCTAAACTCAAAGAACTTGGTCTTATGGTATGATAACTACCTTCATGTCATCTGAGTTATTGTTGATGCTCATTGAATTTAGTGTTAGTTTTAGTTGTTGCTAAGAGACAAATGATTATTCATGCATTGTCCATTTTGTTTGAAATGCAGGGTCCTGCTAAATCAAGAAAGGCAAAAGAGACTGATATTAAAGAAGAAGACGATGCTGTTACAAATGGTTCTCATGTCACAAATGAAAATGGTAGCGGAGAAGTTGGTGGCAACCCAAATGATGAAAATGATGGTTGTTCAGAAGTTTGCGAGAAAGTTGAAGATGTCAATGGTGGTGACGATCCAAGACCCTTGAAGAAAGGAAAATCGTTAACTGATGAAATATGTGATTCTGTCGAAGAAGTTAATGGTATGATGTATCACCATGGCTGTTTTTAATTTGATTAATTCATTGTCTTCACTTACTAGATATATACAAGGTTTGTGTGTATTATAACAGGTGTAGGTGTCAAGGAGAACAATCGTGATACAAATGATGCACAATCAGAATCACTTCCAACTGCGGAACACGTAGAAACCGATAAAAGCTTAAAGTTACACCCACGTGAAAAGAAGCTGATTGATTTTAGGGATAAGCTATATCTTGCACCTTTAACGACAGTTGGAAACCTTCCTTTCCGAAGGGTTTGCAAAGCGCTTGGAGCCGACATAACGTGTGGTGAAATGGCAATGTGCACCAATCTTTTACAGGTTTGTTATGCTCTTTAAACACACTTGTTGATCTGATTGCGTCAAATGCATCTCCAGGGGACATGTTTGTAATAGCTATTAGGTGATACAGGGCTTATAAGATTGCATCACCAGTTATTTCATACTAATTTTACTGCTTTGAATGTAATATTTTGGTCTCTCTACAATGTATAAACATTACATAATAAATTAGTCTGAGAGCTTAACATTTATAAGAAACTGCTAAAATGTATAATAGAATATATGTGTATAGAATGAGCCTACTGCTCTTTAATCTTATACATAGTTATATGAAGTTGTCCTAGTAGCAGATTGTATGTTCTTCTCATATGTGAACCTCATTTGTGAACAGGGTCATGCTGCTGAGTGGGCACTGTTAAGGAGACATGAATCTGAGGATCTATTTGGAGTACAGATTTGTGGGGCATTTCCTGACACAGTTGCTCGAGCCGCTGAACTTATTGAGCAGGAATGTTCAGTAGATTTCATCGATATCAATATGGGCTGTCCAATAGATCTTGTGGTTAATAAGGGGGCTGGGTCAGCTCTTCTTTCCAAGCCAATGCGGATGAAAAATGTGATACACGCAGTTTCTAGCACGGTGGACATTCCAATAACTATAAAGGTAGACAATTTTCATGTTTTTTGAAACTCTCAGACCACATAATTAACCAAACAAAAATATGATCCGCGTGTTCTTTATATTCTTGAGTATTCAAATTGTCAGTTCTCGTGATTCTGATTTAGTTAAAAGCAAATTGAACTCCTCATATT
The window above is part of the Rutidosis leptorrhynchoides isolate AG116_Rl617_1_P2 chromosome 1, CSIRO_AGI_Rlap_v1, whole genome shotgun sequence genome. Proteins encoded here:
- the LOC139855528 gene encoding V-type proton ATPase subunit c1-like, producing MSSGSTFSGDETAPFFGFLGAAAALVFSCMGAAYGTAKSGVGVASMGVMRPELVMKSIVPVVMAGVLGIYGLIIAVIISTGINPKAKSYYLFDGYAHLSSGLACGLAGLSAGMAIGIVGDAGVRANAQQPKLFVGMILILIFAEALALYGLIVGIILSSRAGQSRAD
- the LOC139855539 gene encoding tRNA-dihydrouridine(47) synthase [NAD(P)(+)]-like, translated to MEATATEVTVVDSLKLQTEPLPPPAPAPPKKSVIEMTVEDMIAKAIVPIKKEYLCIAPTRIINDEIKSSNDAVSVTVTASVPVCKEKKSKRQLKRERNQEKHSTRNLCPMVAKTGKVDSCPYIDKCRFSHDIEAFKAEKPADLEGNCPFDSDEGPCPYGLGCRFLGTHRNDAATETPHDLKNSEINGLKKDVQKLLWKNKMKFPKADAKLKELGLMGPAKSRKAKETDIKEEDDAVTNGSHVTNENGSGEVGGNPNDENDGCSEVCEKVEDVNGGDDPRPLKKGKSLTDEICDSVEEVNGVGVKENNRDTNDAQSESLPTAEHVETDKSLKLHPREKKLIDFRDKLYLAPLTTVGNLPFRRVCKALGADITCGEMAMCTNLLQGHAAEWALLRRHESEDLFGVQICGAFPDTVARAAELIEQECSVDFIDINMGCPIDLVVNKGAGSALLSKPMRMKNVIHAVSSTVDIPITIKARTSYYEGRSRIDSVIADVGQWGASAVTIHGRSRQQRYTKQPDWEYVYECTKKAPNTLQVLGNGDIFSFSDWKKHKSDCPELSSCMIARGALVKPWLFTEIKEQRDWDISSGERLNILKDYVRFGLEHWGSDTKGVETTRSFLLEWLSYTYRYVPVGLLEVLPQRLNSRPPTYYGRDDLETIMASESAIDWIKISEMLLGKVPNGFTFSPKHKSNAFDKAENG
- the LOC139855520 gene encoding ylmG homolog protein 1-2, chloroplastic, whose product is MASCSSSVSLIAYQTPILQKHSLLHHKPSILSLAKSKSPISHFSIRNPNKTLLISSSLSTNSAGVITKSSELSTDSPVEPVLTGATKTITTLFAIAVTVSKLFAHKLTNFALNLNIQQNVISTAGPLFFATMSGRPARLHTPLTVVAAGMAKWLDIYSGVLLVRVLLSWFPNIPWDRQPLSAIRDLCDPYLNLFRNIIPPVFDTLDVSPLLAFAVLGFLAGVLKNSRMGY